From Cellulomonas oligotrophica, a single genomic window includes:
- the metE gene encoding 5-methyltetrahydropteroyltriglutamate--homocysteine S-methyltransferase, which yields MSDTTPTPTPAFPAGSVLGYPRIGPRRELKKAIEAFWAGRSTADDVEQVAADLRRRTRTRLAGLGLATDAPAIPSAFSFYDHVLDTAVLLGAVPERFADLQDADGRLDLAGYSTVARGRGDDLPLEMTKWFDSNYHYLVPEIGPGTTFRYASDRPVAELAEGLAEGVLTRPVVVGPVTFLALSKPTADAPEGFSPLDRLDDVLPVYVRLLTELAAAGATWVQLDEPALVSDSTGVPAQRLHEAVRHAYRVLATELARPQRPAILLAAPYGDLGAAWPVVAATDVEGVAIDVVRGAAPTTAPDGLSTKTLVAGVVDGHNVWRADLDAKLAVLEQLEGLGAAAVTVGTSTSLFHVPHDVADEPALDPTLASWLAFADQKVVEVATLAEGLTEGREAVHEQLLAAADALRTRAAAPGVVRPEVRERVAALTEAQFSRGTFEARREAQAARLALPPLPTTTIGSFPQTSQIRKARAAFGTGDLTAEQYEDEMKAEIRRVVELQEGIGLDVLVHGEPERNDMVQYFAENLDGFSVTQNGWVQSYGSRCTRPSILWGDVSRPAPITVAWAQYAQSLTDKPMKGMLTGPVTILAWSFVRDDQPLGDTANQVALALRDEIADLEAAGIAIVQVDEPALRELLPLREADQAAYLDWSVRSFRLSTAGVRDDTQIHTHLCYSEFGEIIDAIEGLDADVTSIEAARSKMEILGDISAAGYPRGIGPGVYDIHSPRVPSEGEVTDLLASAVRSIDVGQLWVNPDCGLKTRRYEEVTPSLEHLVQATRTVRATL from the coding sequence ATGAGCGACACCACCCCGACGCCCACCCCGGCGTTCCCGGCCGGCTCCGTGCTGGGCTACCCCCGCATCGGCCCCCGCCGCGAGCTGAAGAAGGCCATCGAGGCGTTCTGGGCCGGCCGCAGCACTGCCGACGACGTCGAGCAGGTCGCGGCCGACCTGCGCCGCCGCACCCGCACGCGCCTGGCCGGGCTGGGCCTGGCGACGGACGCCCCCGCGATCCCGTCGGCGTTCTCGTTCTACGACCACGTGCTCGACACCGCGGTGCTGCTCGGCGCCGTGCCGGAGCGCTTCGCGGACCTGCAGGACGCCGACGGCCGCCTCGACCTGGCGGGCTACTCCACGGTCGCGCGCGGCCGCGGGGACGACCTGCCGCTCGAGATGACCAAGTGGTTCGACTCGAACTACCACTACCTGGTGCCGGAGATCGGCCCGGGCACGACGTTCCGCTACGCCAGCGACCGCCCGGTCGCCGAGCTCGCCGAGGGGCTCGCCGAGGGCGTGCTGACCCGGCCCGTCGTCGTGGGCCCGGTGACGTTCCTCGCGCTGTCGAAGCCGACCGCGGACGCCCCCGAGGGCTTCTCCCCGCTCGACCGCCTCGACGACGTCCTGCCGGTGTACGTGCGTCTGCTCACCGAGCTCGCGGCCGCCGGGGCGACGTGGGTGCAGCTCGACGAGCCGGCGCTCGTCTCCGACTCCACGGGCGTGCCCGCGCAGCGGCTGCACGAGGCCGTCAGGCACGCCTACCGCGTGCTCGCCACCGAGCTGGCCCGCCCGCAGCGGCCCGCGATCCTGCTCGCGGCGCCGTACGGCGACCTCGGCGCGGCGTGGCCCGTGGTCGCGGCGACCGACGTCGAGGGCGTCGCGATCGACGTCGTGCGCGGTGCCGCCCCGACGACGGCACCCGACGGCCTGTCGACCAAGACCCTGGTCGCGGGCGTCGTCGACGGCCACAACGTGTGGCGCGCCGACCTCGACGCGAAGCTCGCGGTGCTCGAGCAGCTCGAGGGCCTTGGCGCGGCCGCCGTCACCGTGGGCACGTCCACGTCGCTGTTCCACGTGCCGCACGACGTCGCCGACGAGCCCGCCCTCGACCCGACCCTGGCGTCGTGGCTCGCGTTCGCCGACCAGAAGGTCGTCGAGGTCGCGACGCTCGCCGAGGGCCTGACCGAGGGCCGCGAGGCCGTGCACGAGCAGCTGCTCGCCGCCGCCGACGCCCTGCGCACCCGTGCGGCAGCGCCCGGCGTCGTCCGCCCCGAGGTCCGCGAGCGCGTGGCCGCCCTGACGGAGGCGCAGTTCAGCCGCGGCACGTTCGAGGCCCGCCGCGAGGCGCAGGCCGCCCGGCTGGCGCTGCCGCCGCTGCCGACGACGACCATCGGCTCGTTCCCGCAGACGTCGCAGATCCGCAAGGCCCGCGCGGCGTTCGGCACGGGCGATCTCACGGCGGAGCAGTACGAGGACGAGATGAAGGCGGAGATCCGCCGCGTCGTCGAGCTGCAGGAGGGCATCGGCCTGGACGTGCTGGTGCACGGCGAGCCCGAGCGCAACGACATGGTGCAGTACTTCGCGGAGAACCTCGACGGGTTCTCGGTGACGCAGAACGGCTGGGTGCAGTCGTACGGCTCGCGGTGCACGCGCCCGTCGATCCTGTGGGGCGACGTCTCGCGGCCGGCGCCGATCACGGTGGCGTGGGCGCAGTACGCGCAGTCGCTGACGGACAAGCCGATGAAGGGCATGCTCACGGGCCCGGTGACGATCCTGGCGTGGTCGTTCGTGCGCGACGACCAGCCGCTGGGCGACACGGCGAACCAGGTGGCGCTGGCGCTGCGGGACGAGATCGCGGACCTCGAGGCCGCCGGCATCGCGATCGTGCAGGTCGACGAGCCGGCGCTGCGCGAGCTGCTGCCGCTGCGCGAGGCCGACCAGGCCGCGTACCTCGACTGGTCGGTGCGCTCGTTCCGCCTCTCGACGGCGGGCGTGCGCGACGACACGCAGATCCACACGCACCTGTGCTACTCGGAGTTCGGCGAGATCATCGACGCGATCGAGGGCCTGGACGCCGACGTGACGAGCATCGAGGCGGCGCGCTCGAAGATGGAGATCCTCGGCGACATCTCCGCCGCGGGGTACCCGC
- a CDS encoding DUF4870 domain-containing protein, protein MTTPQPPAAPEPVNPAPVPAPAGAAQDGQNAMLVHLGGILFNFIPGLVVWLSVRGRRTLLEDQALEALNFQLTLFGLYIVTAILALFGLPLGFLVWIAGTVFAIIAGLAAKEGRAYRYPATLRLVK, encoded by the coding sequence ATGACCACCCCCCAGCCCCCCGCCGCTCCCGAGCCCGTCAACCCCGCCCCGGTGCCCGCGCCGGCCGGTGCCGCGCAGGACGGCCAGAACGCGATGCTCGTGCACCTCGGCGGCATCCTGTTCAACTTCATCCCCGGCCTCGTCGTGTGGCTTTCCGTGCGCGGACGCCGGACGCTGCTCGAGGACCAGGCGCTGGAGGCCCTGAACTTCCAGCTCACGCTGTTCGGCCTTTACATCGTGACGGCGATCCTCGCCCTCTTCGGCCTCCCGCTGGGCTTCCTCGTGTGGATCGCCGGGACGGTCTTCGCGATCATCGCCGGGCTCGCCGCGAAGGAGGGTCGGGCGTACCGCTACCCGGCCACGCTGCGCCTGGTGAAGTGA
- a CDS encoding DNA-3-methyladenine glycosylase I produces the protein MTDALPLVAGRCFGDGDPLYAAYHDTEWGVPVHDEHALFERVALESFQSGLAWITILRKRPAFREAFAGFDPRVVARFDDDDVARLMADASIVRNRAKIEATIANARALLALHAQGRTLDEVLWSFAPPPGPPPTDPEQVPGRTPASTALARELKRLGFRFVGPTTAYAAMQACGLVDDHLVTCPVRSGLPG, from the coding sequence ATGACCGACGCCCTGCCTCTCGTCGCCGGCCGCTGCTTCGGCGACGGGGACCCGCTCTATGCCGCCTACCACGACACCGAGTGGGGCGTGCCGGTGCACGACGAGCACGCGCTGTTCGAGCGGGTGGCGCTGGAGTCGTTCCAGTCGGGGCTCGCGTGGATCACGATCCTGCGCAAGCGGCCGGCGTTCCGGGAGGCCTTCGCCGGGTTCGACCCGCGGGTGGTCGCGCGGTTCGACGACGACGACGTGGCCCGCCTGATGGCGGACGCGTCGATCGTGCGCAACCGCGCCAAGATCGAGGCGACGATCGCCAACGCCCGGGCGCTGCTGGCTCTGCACGCGCAGGGCCGCACGCTCGACGAGGTGCTGTGGTCCTTCGCACCGCCGCCGGGGCCCCCGCCGACCGACCCGGAGCAGGTGCCAGGGCGCACCCCGGCGTCGACCGCTCTGGCGCGCGAGCTCAAGCGCCTGGGGTTCCGGTTCGTCGGGCCGACGACCGCCTACGCGGCCATGCAGGCGTGCGGGCTGGTCGACGACCACCTGGTCACTTGTCCGGTTCGCTCGGGTCTGCCCGGGTGA
- a CDS encoding aminotransferase-like domain-containing protein: MAPDRTDLPPAWDVLLDLGGDGPAHVRLETALRRAVRDGRAAPGAALPPSRALAAMLGVSRWVVTQAYGHLVAEGVLEARTGSATRVAARPADTGGTGGGARQVPAPLPSRRAFDLAPGVPDLRHVPRADWVRATRTALDAASDADLAGPVPGGHPRARAALLAHLLAARAVVADDVRVTSGAAEGMRRVACALLAAGHRSVLVEDPGWPRLPEVAASAGLAPVPVRVDAGGLEVAQARLRAARTGARAVLVTPAHHFPTGAALAPERRDALVRWAREVDGLVVEDDYDAEHRYDRRPVAALQGLAPERVLLLGSLSKTLSPAVGLGWAVVPPRWRDAFDAADGTDPSTLTQLVVAELLAGGAYARHLRAGRVRYARRRRALVDALRRHLPGCTVDGLDAGLHVLLHLPDGVDGEDVAAAAARLDVTVAPGARYDAPGGAASRGTLVLGYGALADARVEGAVARLAAAVRHVAHGPS; this comes from the coding sequence ATGGCTCCTGACCGGACCGATCTGCCACCGGCGTGGGACGTGCTGCTGGACCTGGGCGGCGACGGCCCCGCGCATGTGCGCCTGGAGACGGCGCTGCGGCGTGCGGTGCGCGACGGCCGCGCAGCACCCGGTGCGGCCCTGCCGCCGAGCCGTGCGCTGGCCGCGATGCTCGGCGTCTCGCGCTGGGTGGTGACGCAGGCGTACGGGCATCTCGTGGCCGAGGGGGTGCTCGAGGCGCGGACCGGCTCGGCGACCCGGGTCGCGGCCCGACCCGCCGACACGGGCGGCACGGGTGGGGGTGCGCGGCAGGTCCCTGCTCCTCTGCCGTCGCGACGCGCGTTCGACCTGGCACCGGGCGTGCCGGACCTGCGGCACGTGCCGCGCGCCGACTGGGTGCGCGCCACGCGGACGGCGCTGGACGCCGCGTCGGACGCCGACCTCGCCGGTCCGGTGCCCGGCGGGCACCCGCGCGCGCGTGCGGCGCTGCTGGCTCACCTGCTCGCGGCCCGCGCGGTGGTCGCCGACGACGTCCGGGTCACCAGCGGTGCGGCCGAGGGCATGCGCCGCGTCGCATGCGCGCTGCTGGCCGCCGGGCACCGGTCGGTGCTGGTCGAGGACCCGGGGTGGCCGCGGCTGCCGGAGGTGGCGGCCTCGGCGGGCCTGGCACCGGTGCCGGTGCGCGTCGACGCGGGCGGTCTCGAGGTGGCGCAGGCACGGCTGCGCGCGGCGCGCACGGGCGCACGCGCGGTGCTGGTGACGCCCGCGCACCACTTCCCCACGGGTGCGGCGCTCGCGCCGGAGCGCCGGGACGCGCTGGTGCGGTGGGCCCGCGAGGTCGACGGGCTGGTGGTGGAGGACGACTACGACGCCGAGCACCGCTACGACCGCCGCCCGGTGGCCGCGCTGCAGGGCCTCGCGCCCGAGCGGGTGCTGCTGCTGGGGTCGCTGAGCAAGACGCTGTCGCCGGCGGTCGGTCTCGGGTGGGCGGTCGTGCCGCCGCGGTGGCGGGACGCGTTCGACGCCGCGGACGGCACGGACCCGTCGACACTGACGCAGCTGGTGGTGGCGGAGCTGCTGGCCGGCGGCGCGTACGCGCGGCACCTGCGCGCGGGCCGGGTGCGCTACGCCCGGCGCCGCCGGGCCCTCGTCGACGCGCTGCGCCGCCACCTGCCGGGGTGCACGGTCGACGGCCTCGACGCGGGCCTGCACGTGCTGCTGCACCTGCCCGACGGCGTGGACGGCGAGGACGTCGCGGCCGCCGCCGCGCGACTCGACGTCACGGTGGCGCCCGGGGCCAGGTACGACGCACCGGGCGGGGCCGCGTCGCGCGGGACGCTGGTGCTGGGCTACGGCGCCCTGGCGGACGCGCGCGTCGAGGGTGCGGTCGCCCGGCTGGCCGCGGCCGTCCGCCACGTCGCGCACGGCCCGTCGTGA
- a CDS encoding methylenetetrahydrofolate reductase → MTAVVGVEPLAGNPGAPPVDAAPAGRTRGGRFGALDRPTVSFELFPPRNPDAAPRLWSTVRELEAAEPDFVSVTYGASGHTRATTRGLVRRLLHESALTPIAHLTCVGTSREEVTAIVEEFLDEGVRSFLALRGDPPAGQADWQPHPDGLQTAAELVELLREIEHRRCAGSPSQAVRARVRPLSVAVAAFPRGNAATGGTRAQDVEALLRKQEAGADFAITQVFYEADAYLGLVAEAREAGVTIPVVPGILPTTDPARLLRVQELTGVPVPRDLLALLDGTDDPAERHRRGIRASIDLVNGVLDGGAPGVHVYTFNQHGAALDLLDGADLRGRGAEQP, encoded by the coding sequence ATGACCGCCGTGGTCGGGGTCGAGCCCCTCGCCGGCAACCCGGGTGCCCCGCCCGTCGACGCCGCCCCGGCCGGACGCACGCGCGGCGGCCGGTTCGGCGCCCTCGACCGGCCCACGGTCTCGTTCGAGCTGTTCCCGCCCCGCAACCCCGACGCCGCCCCGCGGCTGTGGTCGACGGTGCGCGAGCTCGAGGCCGCAGAGCCCGACTTCGTCTCGGTGACCTACGGCGCCTCGGGGCACACGCGGGCCACCACGCGCGGCCTCGTGCGCCGCCTGCTTCACGAGAGCGCGCTCACCCCGATCGCGCACCTGACCTGCGTGGGGACCTCCCGCGAGGAGGTCACCGCGATCGTCGAGGAGTTCCTCGACGAGGGGGTGCGCTCGTTCCTGGCCCTGCGCGGCGACCCGCCCGCGGGCCAGGCCGACTGGCAGCCGCACCCGGACGGCCTGCAGACCGCGGCCGAGCTGGTCGAGCTGCTGCGCGAGATCGAGCACCGCCGCTGCGCGGGCAGCCCGTCGCAGGCGGTGCGCGCCCGCGTCCGGCCGCTCTCCGTGGCCGTCGCCGCGTTCCCGCGCGGCAACGCGGCCACCGGCGGCACCCGCGCCCAGGACGTGGAGGCCCTGCTGCGCAAGCAGGAGGCGGGTGCCGACTTCGCGATCACGCAGGTGTTCTACGAGGCGGACGCGTACCTCGGCCTCGTCGCGGAGGCCCGGGAGGCGGGCGTGACGATCCCCGTCGTCCCCGGCATCCTGCCGACCACCGACCCCGCGCGGCTGCTGCGCGTGCAGGAGCTCACGGGCGTGCCCGTGCCCCGGGACCTGCTGGCCCTGCTGGACGGCACGGACGACCCGGCCGAGCGGCACCGCCGCGGCATCCGCGCCAGCATCGACCTGGTCAACGGCGTGCTCGACGGCGGGGCGCCCGGCGTCCACGTGTACACGTTCAACCAGCACGGCGCTGCGCTCGACCTGCTCGACGGCGCCGACCTGCGCGGCCGCGGCGCCGAGCAGCCCTGA
- a CDS encoding aldo/keto reductase, producing the protein MRHRTLSDGRTTVDVSTLCLGTMWFGTRTDEATAHAILDRFVEAGGTFLDTANNYNAWGEGYGRDSEDVLGRWLADRGTRGQVRLATKLGAAPKDPALPLSGTPPTNFQGLSAQVVAAEARLSLQHLGVDRIDVLYGHVDDRETPLAETVGAFGALQDEGLVGLSGISNVATWRLVEAREQAARLGVAPYAVVQQRMSYLHPRPEVGRDDVATPDLLDYTASTGVDGRPPLAVTAYSPLLQGALVRPDKPLPGGYDHPGSRARLAVLQDVAADLGATPHQVALAWLLGGEVPVLPVVGASSVEQLDELLGAADLDLEPEVRARLDAA; encoded by the coding sequence ATGCGCCACCGCACGCTGAGCGACGGCCGCACCACGGTCGACGTGTCGACCCTGTGCCTCGGCACCATGTGGTTCGGCACCCGCACCGACGAGGCCACGGCCCACGCGATCCTCGACCGCTTCGTCGAGGCCGGCGGGACGTTCCTCGACACCGCCAACAACTACAACGCCTGGGGCGAGGGGTACGGGCGCGACAGCGAGGACGTGCTCGGCCGCTGGCTCGCCGACCGCGGCACCCGCGGGCAGGTGCGCCTCGCCACCAAGCTGGGCGCCGCCCCGAAGGACCCCGCGCTGCCGCTCTCGGGCACCCCGCCGACCAACTTCCAAGGTCTGTCCGCGCAGGTCGTCGCCGCCGAGGCCCGGCTCAGCCTCCAGCACCTCGGCGTCGACCGGATCGACGTCCTCTACGGCCACGTCGACGACCGCGAGACCCCGCTCGCCGAGACCGTCGGGGCGTTCGGGGCCCTCCAGGATGAGGGCCTCGTCGGCCTCAGCGGCATCTCCAACGTCGCGACCTGGCGCCTCGTCGAGGCCCGTGAGCAGGCCGCCCGCCTCGGCGTCGCACCCTATGCGGTCGTCCAGCAGCGGATGAGCTACCTGCACCCGCGCCCCGAGGTCGGCCGTGACGACGTCGCGACCCCCGACCTGCTCGACTACACGGCCTCCACCGGAGTCGACGGCCGCCCGCCGCTGGCCGTCACCGCCTACTCCCCGCTCCTCCAGGGTGCGCTGGTGCGCCCCGACAAGCCGCTGCCGGGCGGCTACGACCACCCGGGCTCGCGCGCCCGTCTCGCCGTGCTGCAGGACGTGGCCGCCGACCTGGGGGCGACGCCGCACCAGGTCGCGCTCGCCTGGTTGCTCGGCGGGGAGGTCCCCGTGCTGCCCGTCGTCGGCGCGAGCAGCGTCGAGCAGCTCGACGAGCTGCTCGGGGCGGCCGACCTCGACCTCGAGCCCGAGGTGCGTGCCCGGCTCGACGCCGCCTGA